The following nucleotide sequence is from Synechococcus sp. KORDI-52.
GCGTTCGCAGCCTGCTGGGCCAAACCGCCATCGACACGATGCTCTGGCATGCCATCGGGGGCGTGGCGATTCTGCTGGTGATGGTGGCCATGACGATCTGGCGTGGTTACCAACGGTTTGTCTGGCGCAAGGACATGGGCCGTCAGGTCACCTGGCTGTATCTGCTCTGTGGCGCCGCCATGCTGCTGGTGATGGGACTCCACGGCAGCCTCGGCGCCTGGCTGGCCAGTGACTTCGGGGTGCACGTCACCGCAGACCAGTTGCTGGCAGCCGGCGCCGATCTGCAGGAAGCCTTGCCATGACCACATCCGCTCCCAAGAACGGCCCGAACGTCGGCGCCATCGTGATCATCAGCATCGCGGTAGCGATCAATCTGGTGATCGCCAAACTGATGGCCACGTGGTCCTACAGCTGGTTCCCACCCCAGGCCTCCAGCGCAGCCTCTTACGTCGACGATCTGTTCGCCCTGGAGACCGGCATCGGCTCCTTCATCTTCTTCGGCTGCACCGGCGTGATGGGCTGGGTCCTGTTGTTCAACAGAGCCGGCAAATACGACGAGAGCGACGGGGCACCCATCGAGGGAAACACCAAGCTGGAGATCATCTGGACGATCATCCCTCTGGTGACGGTCTTCGCGATCGCCGCCTACACGATGAACGTGAACATGAAGCTTCAGACCCTCGGTCCGAAGCACAAGTACGCCATCGGCAGCGATCCCACCACGCTGGTGAGCTTCGACCCCACGGCCGAAATCGGACCGATTGATGTGATTGCCCGCCAGTGGAGCTGGGAGTTCGTCTACCCCAGCGGCGTGCGCAGTTCTGAACTGCACCTGCCTGTTGATCAACGGGTGAATCTCCGGTTGATCTCGCAAGACGTGCTGCACAGCTTCTATGTGCCGGCCTTCCGGCTGAAGCAGGACATCATTCCCGGCAGCATCATTTCCTACAGCCTCACCCCCACCAAAGAGGGCAGGTTCCGGTTACGGGACGCCATGTTCAGCGGCGCTTACTTCTCCCAGAACCAGACCGACGTCATCGTCGAATCCGAGCAGACCTACGACGGCTGGCTGAAGGCAACAGCCAAACAACCCTTGCAGCCCGGCCTCGATCCAGGACGGCCGCTGTACGACCGACGCCTCAGTCGGGGAGACAAGGGCTGGGCCACGGTGCCGCCAGCTCCTGCCCCGATGGTGAACGACCCCGGCGATCCCTCCCTCCCCCACGACGCCTGAGACGCGCCATGACCTCCACGAACTACGACCCGCGCATCCTCAAGGCCCCCCACCCGGTCCCCGGTGCCCCGGACAACTGGAAGCGCTTCTTCAGTTTCAACACCGATGCCAAGGTGATCGGCATCCAATACATCGCCACGTCACTCTTTTTCCTTCTGGTGGGAGGACTGCTGGCCATGATCGTGCGCGGTGAGCTGATCACACCACCGGCAGATCTGGTGGATCCCACCGTCTACAACGGCCTGTACACCATGCACGGAACAGTGATGCTGTTCCTGTTCCTCTTCCCGATCCTCAACGGCTTCAACAACCTGTTGATCCCCACAATGATCGGCGCGCCAGACATGGCGTTTCCGAAGCTGAACGCGGCAGCTTTCTGGCTGGTGCCGGTGTTCGCCACGGTGCTGATGGGGAGCTTCTTCGCCCCCGGTGGACCGGCATCTTCGGGCTGGTGGTCCTACCCACCGATGAGTCTTCAGAACCCGCTTGGACACTTCATCAATGGTGAATTCCTCTGGATCCTGGCGGTGGCTCTGTCGGGCATCTCTTCGATCATGGGTGCCATCAATTTCGTGACGACGATCATCCGTATGCGGGCCCCGGGCATGGGATTTTTCAAAATGCCGGTGTATGTCTGGACCGCCTGGGCTGCCCAGACCATCCAACTGGTGGGACTGCCTGCCCTCACCGGTGGTGCGGTGATGCTGCTGTTCGACCTCAGCTTTGGCACGAGCTTTTTCCGGCCTGAAGGTGGGGGAGATCCGGTGCTGTTCCAGCACTTCTTCTGGTTCTATTCCCACCCCGCCGTGTACGTGCTGGTGCTTCCGGTGTTCGGCATCTTCTCCGAACTGTTCCCGGTGTACGCCCGAAAGCCTTTGTTCGGCTACCGCTTCGTGGCGCTCGCCTCCTTCGGCATCACCTTCCTCAGTCTGATCGTGTGGGCCCACCACATGTTCTACACCGGCACGCCGAACTGGATGCGCCATGTCTTCATGTTCACCACAATGCTGATCGCCGTTCCCACCGGGGTGAAGGTGTTCGCCTGGCTGGGAACGCTCTGGCGAGGCAATCTTCGCCTCAACACGCCGATGCTGTTCTGTCTCGGTGGCCTGTTCAACTTCATCTTCGCGGGGATCACGGGGGTGATGCTGGCCACCGTGCCGATCGACATTCATGTGGGCAACACCTACTTCGTGGTGGCCCACTTCCACTATGTGATCTTCAACACGATCGCCTTTGGTGTGTTCGCCGGCATCTATCACTGGTTCCCCAAATTCACAGGCCGGATGTACTACGAAGGCTTGGGCAAAGTGCACTTTGGGCTCACCTTCATCGGGGCCACCCTCAATTGGCTCCCTTTGCACTGGGCTGGGCTGCTGGGAATGCCGCGTCGTGTGGCCTCCTATGACCCGGAATTCGCCATCTGGAACGTGATCGCCAGCATCGGGGCATTCATGCTCGGTGTCGCTTCGATCCCCTTCATTCTCAACATGGTGAGTTCCTGGGCCCGGGGGCCGCAGGCACCCCCCAACCCCTGGCGAGCCATCGGACTGGAATGGCTGCTGCCCTCGCCGCCACCTGCCGAAAACTTCGAGGACGACATCCCCACAGTGATCAGTGAGCCCTACGGCTACGGGCTGGGTCACCCCCTCGTTGAGGACGAGGAGTTCTACGTGCGCCGTTCCCAGGAGGCCTGACCGATGACCAGTGTCAATCCCGATCTCAAGCTCAATCACACGCCGGGGCATGTGAAGCACGACGGCCACAACATGACCGGGTTCGTGATTTTCCTTTGCTCCGAAAGTGTCATTTTCCTTGCCTTCTTCGCCGGCTATGCAGTGCTGAAGCTGACAGCTCCTCAATGGCTGCCTGACGGAGTGGAAGGGCTGGAGGTGCGCATGCCTCTGATCAACAGCGTGGTGTTGGTGAGCTCCAGTTTCGTGGCCTATTTCGCCGAGCGTTATCTGCACAAGGGCAACCTCTGGGGCTTCCGTGCGGTATGGCTTCTCACCATGGCCATGGGCTCCTACTTCGTTTTTGGCCAATACCTCGAGTGGTCAGAACTCAGCTTCAGCCTCAGCAGCGGCGTGTTCGGGGGACTGTTCTATCTGCTCACAGGCTTTCACGGCCTGCATGTGATCACCGGAATTGGGTTGATGGGCCTGATGTTGGCGCGATCTTTTGTCCCAGGGAACTACGACAAAGGCGAGATGGGCGTCGCTGCAGTGAGCCTGTTCTGGCACTTCGTCGACGTGATCTGGATTCTTCTCTTCCTTCTGATCTACGTGTGGCAGTAACATCGTAATGAGAACAACAGACGAGCTCATCTACATCACCAAACCGATCCAAATGGGCCATTCGTTGAGATACGCACAAAGAAAAGAGTTCTTTTAAAGCGGCAATCGCCACCCACCACTTCACGATTGCAGCTCTTGAATACCCTCAAGCCAATAGAAATCAGAATCCCCGAACAAAGCCCACAAGATCATTACATCGCTCTTTTCCATTCATTCCCAATTACTGAACACAAATCAACCCGTATTCAATCAATACAGTCACAACTCCCGCGAAGAAATGAATGAAGCACCGGATACTACACTAGCAATCATTATATTGAAGAATCTCAATCAATCTGCGTGATGCACAGAAAAAATACACAGTCAGCCTTTCAGCGAAACGTTCTTAATTGTTTGATTTGAGTGCAATGAGGGCTTGTCAACCTTTCCAGCATTGACTGTTGCGTGCTGCCAGAACGAACCAGCAGCTTCCTTACAGAACTCGTGGCATTTGTTGAGCCATGGCGAGCCATCGGCATGGTCCGCCCTCTGTCGAGAAAAACCTTCGGACGCAAATCCTTACCAACTTGCCCCGATGGAACCGCCATTCAAGTGATCGTCGCAATCGATGTTGACGCACTTCGTCTGGCAGCGACCGGCTCCCATAGCGGAATCGAGGCCTGACAAACCCTCCCCCAAAGCTGACAACCGAATCATTTGCATCTGTCATCGGAGTTCTATGGCTCAGTCTTTATTTGTTGTTTTCAGCACGCCAACAGCGATCTGGTTGAGAACGACAAGACACGCAGCGGCGGCCAAGACAGCAAGAAAGGGTGCTAATCCAGCTGCCATCAACGCCGTACTTCCAGCAAAGCCCAAGAACACCCACGCAAAAACAGCCTCTCTTCTCTCTGCCTTATTCATCAGAAGGATTCAAGTTGGAATCAGCATGCCTGTAGCAACGCGATCCCTCATCCCCCAACTGAGGGAGGAATGAAGGCAAACCATCAGCCTGTGCTGCTGTTCCACAGCCAGAACAGTCCACCACTGGTTCACCCCGGTCTCGAAGACACCATCACGAGATACGGTCGCATGGAAGAGCTGGCCGATGAACTGAACACAACGGGGCCGACATCCGTGGAGCACACCCAAGACAACGTCCCAACGTTCGATGTCGCGGCGTGCGTATCAAGTGATGCACCATGCACCTCGCCGCCATGGCTACGAAGAAAGTGCTCCAGGGACGGCCCGAACCACACTGGGGCGGCGGAACCATCCACTTCGAGGTCTTTTGGCCGGTGGTTTCGCTTGTCCTTCCAGCTCAGCCCGCATCAGGCGAACAACCCATCTTCTCTGCCGAGTCGGCGCCTCAATTCTGCACTGGTTCACCAATGCGACCCTCCCAAAGCTGCTATCAACAAGGAATGCTGCGTTCTGATCCGATGCGCATTGCTGCGCTGCTACCGCTCCTGCTGGTGATCCCAACACTTGTGTTGGCACAGGAATCGAAGGTCACGGCCGAAGGCATGTCGGAAGAATTTGCGATTGCCGAAGCCTTGCGCGAAGTTCCCAAAGGTGCGTCTGTGATTGATACCTCTTGCAGGACCCAAGACGTTGGAGGGTCGACCCGGTACTGGTGCACGCTCACGTTCACCGATTAGCTGATCGACGCCACAGATGAAGTGCTGGCAGGTCATCAGCACGAGTCGTGATCAGGCGCTAAGGGCCACTGTTCTTGAACCCATCTGGCAGGGAACACAGCCTGGGTCACACACCAGCTTCAGGCTGGTATCGGCGGAAAGAATGTTCAGCCCCTGGAGTTGGTAATTGGTTGCACCAGGGATTTGTCTTGCCTCGGTCAAGGGGAGGTGCGGAACCCGCCTTCTCTTTGAACACTGCTCAGCAATCAGCTCTTGGGCCTTCCAGCATCCACCCACGTCGCGACAAGCGAGTTCAGATTTTTTTTCGATTCTGAGAATCTTAAAAATCAAGAATGTTGCGATACCAGCTGCGATGGCTGCAGGCAGAAGCGTGACGAACGGTGCCACAAGAAAGCATGCAAGCACGCCCACCATGAAAATTCCACGTTGCGAATTCGCAGGGATGGCATAGCCGCATAGCCCATGCTTGCTGCCCATTCACATGCCGCTTTTTCCTCTTTGCTCAAACCAGAGAATGCAGGTTTTTTCTGGGTTTCCCTCATTCTGACCTTGCCTCTAGCTTCAATCTAAGCGTGTGCGAAGAAGTGCAGCGATGCCATCCAGAGCGGGGATGCAGCTCACCTGAGCCCGAAGCCTGCATTGACGCCGTTGACATCATGAACCATCTCGACATCCCACCCCTTAAGAGCTTGTGACGGGATCTTCATCCATCCAGAGACACGTTGACCCTGAGTACACCTGAATGTTGACCAAAGACCTTCTCCAAACATGAAGTCGCGAATACGCTGGATCGACGAACCCCTATCAAGCAAGTGAACCATTTTCTGCTGATCTGCCTTGCGGTTTTGCTTTCACCATCAGCCCATGCGTTTGAGGCCAACAAAAACTCAGAGGCGGCCTTGGCAGGTTATCAACAATGCCTGTCTGACAAAAGACAAGCACACGCAAAACGGGAGCTTGAATACACTCTATGCATGAGCAAAACATACGTCACTGACTTCACCTATTGCCAGCCCCCCGGACCATTCTTTGACGGTGCAGAGTCTGAAACATGCAAATCAGAATTCGGAATCAACAGTGACTAAACAATCATTCAAGACGACACTCACCTCACTTATTTTTCAAAATAGGCGGCTCCGTAGATCCTCTCTCCCTCGGCCCATAGCGGGTGTTAAAACAAAGATTTCTGTTGTTGCTAGAGATACAGAATTTTCATTGTGCTCTTGATGCAGCGTCGATACTTTCTTGCATTCGCCGCCTTCTCAGGGCTTGGCAAACTGTCATTCGGCTTGCCTCGACGCTCGAGAGCAGCTCGTGTTGTGCCGTTGCCCCCAACGCTGGATGATCAGACGTCACGATTGGCCAAAGAACTGCTGCACCATCTCCAGCAACGGGGTTACGAGCTGACGGCCCCTCTTCCTCTAGTGACAGAACATTCCTTTAATGGTGGCCTGCAATTTGATGATGAAATCAAGGGGAGCTCTTCTGGGCATATTGTGATTCAGCCAGCGGCCCGAGTCGACGACATCAAGCAGAAAGACAGGATCGGTGTTCTGCCACTGTTTCACATCATCAATTTTGATCAGAGCAAAGGCAGCACGGGCTTTCTTCCTCTGGATCAGACCTTCAATTTCTTGATTCGTCACCTTGGCTTAGAGCCCAGTCGGCTGAGATTCACAGGGACTGACAGAGCCCTTTTCCTCTTTCCTTTTCTTGCTGAGCATGGAATTGTCGAATCGCAGGTGCGACTGGTGGACTGGGACAAAGCCCGGGCTCTAGGCACTGGATCCGGATACTTCGAACCCAAAGGTGATCCCCGCTCCCCCTCCTTCAACACGCTTTCGATTGAATATCTCCTTGATGACGGCAGCGAACTTGAAATTGGCGAAATCACTCTGACGGATGACCGTCCCGCTGCTGTACGGAGTGCTGGATTTGGTTTGGAGCGACTCAGCTTCGCCCGTGGTGATCGTTTAACCAAGTGGCATGAAACATTGCCTGCTTTCCGCCGTGCGGTTGAACGTGACGCCCGCCGACAGAGTCTGCCTCTACCAGCGGGCTACTTCGAGATTCTGGGTCGTTCAACGTCAGGCTGAATTCTGACTGGTGTTGGCCATACCTCCGGCGCGCCACTCCTACTCAGGTGGTGTTCATGCTGATTGTCAGCTGACTGTCGAGCACCTCACACTGAGCACGCGTCCAGTAGCCGAGGTTCTGCCGGTCGTGCCACTTTGTCGTCCAGAGAAGCTGACGAGCTCGCGGTCATCGACAAAAGGCCAATTCCCCACTGTCCTTGATGCAGTGCACGTACCAGACAAGATCGACGGTGGACCTGATGGCCTGTTGCGAGGGAGGCGTTCAAATCCAGAAGATCTACCTACCTTTTGAGAAGACGACCTGCGTCGGATCGGTGCGTGACACTGACGTGACACAACCCAAAAACAGCCCCTTCAATCATCGTTTGCTGCAGCAGGCGCTCTCTCCTGATTTACGTCTGGCAGTCAACCCATGATCATCGACGACAACCATTACGACGTCATCGTTATCGGCAGTGGTGCAGGAGGGGGAACGCTGGCGGGAGCCCTGAGCTGTCAAGGCAAGAGCGTGCTGGTGCTGGAGCGGGGCGGAGCGATGGCCCTCGAAGACCAAAACGTCGCCGACGTGGATCTGTTCCGCAAAGATCGCTATCACCCCAAAAGTGAGCGCTGGTTCGGCCCCGACGGCGATCCCTTTGCTCCGCAAACCACCTACGCGCGCGGTGGCAACACCAAGATCTGGGGCGCAGTTCTGGAACGGATGCGTGAACAGGATTTCAGCGAAATTGCTCTTCAGGACGGCATCTCACCGGCATGGCCCCTGGAGTACGACGCGCTGGCGCCCTACTACCAACAAGCCGAACAGCTGTATCGGGTTCACGGCAAGGCAGGCGTGGATCCCACCGAACCCAGCCGCAAGGGAGATTTCCTGGCACCGCCCAAGCCGATCGAACCCTTTCTCGAACCCCTGCGAAGCGCCCTACAGCGGCAGGGCTGTCAGCCTTATGACATCCCGATCAGCTGGTCGGACGATGCGGACGATCCCAGCGGTGATTCCCAGCTGTTTGGACTGCAGGTGGCTGACCCAAAACGGCTCACTGTGCGGGACAACGCTCGGGTGTTGCGCTTGCACGTGAATCCCAGTGGCCGAGCCATTCGGGGCGTGGAAGCGGAGGTGAACGGCGATGCCTGGTTGTTCAGCGGAGACGTGGTGGTGCTCGCCGCAGGGGCGATCAACACCCCTGCCATCTTGATGCGCTCAGAAAATGCCCACCATCCCAAAGGCATCAGCAACGGATCCGATCAGGTGGGCCGGAATCTGATGAATCTGCAGCTCACCTCAATCCTGCAGCTGGCCACGGAACGCAACAGCGGCCGCTACGGGCGTTCTCTGGGTATCAACGACTACTACTGGGGAGACAAGAACGTCAGGTTCCCCCTGGGGCACATTCAGGCCGCCGGTGGCGTGCTGCAGGACGCGCTCTTCGCCGAGTCACCACCGGTTCTCTCACTGGTCACCAAGCTGATCCCCGATTTCGGATTGGAGCGCCTGGCCTCCCGCTCGGTGGCCTGGTGGGCCATGACCGAAGTGCGCCCGGATCCCCACAACAAGGTGTGGCTCAACAATGAGCAGATCCGGATCAACTACATCCCCAACAACCGCGAAGCCCACGACCGGCTGGTGTATCGCTGGATCGACACCCTCAAGGAGGTGGAAAACGACCCGATGACGCAAGTGGTGATGAAAGCGCCCACCCATGCCCGTGGTGAGGCCCCTCTCAGTGTTGTTGGCTTTGGCTGCGGCACCTGCCGCATGGGTGAAGACGCCGCCAGTTCTGTGGTGGACCCTCAGGGCAAATGCCATGAACTCGAGAACCTCTACATCGCCGACAGCAGCGTTTTTCCCAGTTGCCCAAGCGTTGGCCCTGGCCTCACCGTGATCGCCCTGGCGCTGCGGCTTGCCGATCACCTGTCCTGACCGTGGACCAGGGCAAGCTGGGATTACATCGTCACAAACTCTTCGGACACGGAGGGATGCAGGGCCATGGTGCGATCAAAATCCGCTTTGGTGGCGCCCATCCCAACCGCAATCGCCGCCATCTGAATGATTTCAGCCGCATGCTCTCCCACCATGTGGCAGCCCAGCACCTGATCGGTTTGCTTCGCCACCACGAGCTTGAGCAGACAGCGAGGACCTGAGCCTGGCAGCGCCCGTGCCATCGAACGGAAGCGGGCACGATGAACAACAACGCCGTCCTCACCATGCTGATCGATGGCCTGCTCTTCAGATAGGCCAACGGTCGCCAGCTCTGGATCGCTGAACACGGCACTGGCCACCAGATCGTGGTTCACCTGGCGCTGACGCGAACCGTAGACGCTGTCGGCGAAAGCACGACCTTCATCAATGGCCACAGGGGTGAGGTTGACCCGATCGGTGACATCACCGACGGCATGAATATGGGGAACCGAGGTGCAGGAGTTGGCATCGACCTTGATCCGCCCGTTATCGACCGCAACACCAGCAGCCTCCAGACCCAGATCCGCAAGCCAGGGGCGACGGCCAGTGGCCATCAACACCCCCCCGCAATCAAGGGACTGACCATCCCCCAGCCGCGCCGTTAGCGCCCCGGGATTCCCCTCCACAGCCGCCACCGTCTGCTCCAACAGCACCTCAATGCCCTGATCACGCATGCCATCCAGCACGGCATCCGCCAACTCGGCATCAAAGCCGCGCAGCAGCCGAGGCCCCCGCACCACCTGGGTGACCGCAACACCAAGGCCCCGCAGGATGCAGGCAAATTCACAGGCAATGAAGCCTGCGCCCACCACCACCACCGCGGCAGGAACATCTTCGAGCAGGAACATGTCGTCACTGACCCAGGTGTGTTCAAGGCCTGGGATCTCCGGCCGGGCCGGACGGCCACCCACCGCCACCAGGAACCGCGGGGCTGCAAGCTCCTGTTGAACAGGCCCGCCACGTCGGTCGGAAAGGCCGATGCGGTCGGCTGCCGTGAAGCGCCCCCAGCCGGAGATCAACTGCACGCCGGCCTTGTCCAGAAATCCCAGGTGGAGTGCATTGAGCCGATCCACCTCGGCGCGCACCCGACGCAAGAGATCAGGCACATCGGAACGCGCAGATTGAATCTGCAGTCCGTAGGCCGAAGCATCCTCCAGTTGATGGCGGGCCTGGGCGCCGTACACCAAAAGCTTCTTGGGAACACAGCCCCGGATCACGCAGGTGCCTCCGACGCGATCTCCCTCCACGATCGCGACACGAGCCCCATGGCTGGCAGCGCGTTTTGCAGCGGCAAGTCCACCGGACCCTGCCCCGAGAACAATCAGATCCAGATCAGCACCCATGGCACCCGTTGGCTTCCATCAACGTCTTAGCGAAGAGGATTGACCGAAAGGACGGGCGCATTCCTGGAGATGGCGATAGTCTCCAGGGAAGTGGGCTGAAGCAGCCCAAGACGAGTTGGTCGTATTTCAACCGCGTCCTTAAACCATGAACCGTTCTTCCAAGCGCCGCAGGCAGACGCCTGACCCTGAACTGCAGCGAAAACAGTCGCAACGACGCGACATCGTGATGCTGATCACCAGCGACGACATGAAGCTTCGGCTCAAGCAGCTCGCTGATGAGGGCCGCCAGCAGGACTGTCTGGCACTGATGCACGAACTGGGTGACTGGCAGTCCTATGGACGGATCACGCTTGCGCCGATCCTGCATGCCCCCTACATCGGAATCAGCTGAACCTCTGAGTTGGCCGGAACTGGCTGGCTTGGCGAAGGCGGAACCGGATCGAGTCGAAGGGCCCACCAATGCCCAGTCCACCTTGCGCCTGTTCGGAAAGCCTGAATCCAGCGTGATGGTCACGCTTTACCGCGATATTCACGCCTGGTGTCCTTACTGCCAGAAAATCTGGCTCTGGCTTGAGTTCAAGCGCATCCCCTACCGGATCCGCAAAGTCACCATGCGGTGCTACGGCCCGAAGGAGCCGTGGTTCCTGGAGAAAGTGCCATCGGGGATGTTGCCGGCCCTGGAGCTCAATGGGCGATTGATCACCGAAAGCGACGATATCCTGCTCGCCCTCGAACAACAGTTCGGCCCCCTCGGCATGGCGATGACATCGCCGGAAGCCCTTGAGCTGCGCCGTCTTGAACGGCTGCTGTTTCAGGCTTGGTGCATCTGGCTGTGTTCACCAAGGCTTCGCCCCAGGCAACAGGTCTTGGCCCGAGAGCAATTTCAAGACATCGCGCAGCGCTTCGAACAGGAGCTGACGCGGGGAGAGGGACCGTGGCTGCGGGGGCCGGAGCCGCAGACCGTGGATCTGATCTTTGTTCCCTACGTGGAACGGATGAATGCCTCGCTGGCCTACTACAAGGGATACCGGCTGAGGGCTGAGCATCCAGCCATTGACCGCTGGTTCCGCGCCCTCGAGCAACTGGAGACCTACCGCGGCACCCAAAGCGACTTCCACACCCATGCCCATGACCTGCCTCCCCAGATGGGCGGCTGCTGGTCGGACGATGGAGCGGAAGCGCAACGCCT
It contains:
- a CDS encoding cytochrome c oxidase subunit II — protein: MTTSAPKNGPNVGAIVIISIAVAINLVIAKLMATWSYSWFPPQASSAASYVDDLFALETGIGSFIFFGCTGVMGWVLLFNRAGKYDESDGAPIEGNTKLEIIWTIIPLVTVFAIAAYTMNVNMKLQTLGPKHKYAIGSDPTTLVSFDPTAEIGPIDVIARQWSWEFVYPSGVRSSELHLPVDQRVNLRLISQDVLHSFYVPAFRLKQDIIPGSIISYSLTPTKEGRFRLRDAMFSGAYFSQNQTDVIVESEQTYDGWLKATAKQPLQPGLDPGRPLYDRRLSRGDKGWATVPPAPAPMVNDPGDPSLPHDA
- a CDS encoding cbb3-type cytochrome c oxidase subunit I; translation: MTSTNYDPRILKAPHPVPGAPDNWKRFFSFNTDAKVIGIQYIATSLFFLLVGGLLAMIVRGELITPPADLVDPTVYNGLYTMHGTVMLFLFLFPILNGFNNLLIPTMIGAPDMAFPKLNAAAFWLVPVFATVLMGSFFAPGGPASSGWWSYPPMSLQNPLGHFINGEFLWILAVALSGISSIMGAINFVTTIIRMRAPGMGFFKMPVYVWTAWAAQTIQLVGLPALTGGAVMLLFDLSFGTSFFRPEGGGDPVLFQHFFWFYSHPAVYVLVLPVFGIFSELFPVYARKPLFGYRFVALASFGITFLSLIVWAHHMFYTGTPNWMRHVFMFTTMLIAVPTGVKVFAWLGTLWRGNLRLNTPMLFCLGGLFNFIFAGITGVMLATVPIDIHVGNTYFVVAHFHYVIFNTIAFGVFAGIYHWFPKFTGRMYYEGLGKVHFGLTFIGATLNWLPLHWAGLLGMPRRVASYDPEFAIWNVIASIGAFMLGVASIPFILNMVSSWARGPQAPPNPWRAIGLEWLLPSPPPAENFEDDIPTVISEPYGYGLGHPLVEDEEFYVRRSQEA
- a CDS encoding heme-copper oxidase subunit III encodes the protein MTSVNPDLKLNHTPGHVKHDGHNMTGFVIFLCSESVIFLAFFAGYAVLKLTAPQWLPDGVEGLEVRMPLINSVVLVSSSFVAYFAERYLHKGNLWGFRAVWLLTMAMGSYFVFGQYLEWSELSFSLSSGVFGGLFYLLTGFHGLHVITGIGLMGLMLARSFVPGNYDKGEMGVAAVSLFWHFVDVIWILLFLLIYVWQ
- a CDS encoding GMC oxidoreductase, coding for MIIDDNHYDVIVIGSGAGGGTLAGALSCQGKSVLVLERGGAMALEDQNVADVDLFRKDRYHPKSERWFGPDGDPFAPQTTYARGGNTKIWGAVLERMREQDFSEIALQDGISPAWPLEYDALAPYYQQAEQLYRVHGKAGVDPTEPSRKGDFLAPPKPIEPFLEPLRSALQRQGCQPYDIPISWSDDADDPSGDSQLFGLQVADPKRLTVRDNARVLRLHVNPSGRAIRGVEAEVNGDAWLFSGDVVVLAAGAINTPAILMRSENAHHPKGISNGSDQVGRNLMNLQLTSILQLATERNSGRYGRSLGINDYYWGDKNVRFPLGHIQAAGGVLQDALFAESPPVLSLVTKLIPDFGLERLASRSVAWWAMTEVRPDPHNKVWLNNEQIRINYIPNNREAHDRLVYRWIDTLKEVENDPMTQVVMKAPTHARGEAPLSVVGFGCGTCRMGEDAASSVVDPQGKCHELENLYIADSSVFPSCPSVGPGLTVIALALRLADHLS
- the gorA gene encoding glutathione-disulfide reductase, which gives rise to MGADLDLIVLGAGSGGLAAAKRAASHGARVAIVEGDRVGGTCVIRGCVPKKLLVYGAQARHQLEDASAYGLQIQSARSDVPDLLRRVRAEVDRLNALHLGFLDKAGVQLISGWGRFTAADRIGLSDRRGGPVQQELAAPRFLVAVGGRPARPEIPGLEHTWVSDDMFLLEDVPAAVVVVGAGFIACEFACILRGLGVAVTQVVRGPRLLRGFDAELADAVLDGMRDQGIEVLLEQTVAAVEGNPGALTARLGDGQSLDCGGVLMATGRRPWLADLGLEAAGVAVDNGRIKVDANSCTSVPHIHAVGDVTDRVNLTPVAIDEGRAFADSVYGSRQRQVNHDLVASAVFSDPELATVGLSEEQAIDQHGEDGVVVHRARFRSMARALPGSGPRCLLKLVVAKQTDQVLGCHMVGEHAAEIIQMAAIAVGMGATKADFDRTMALHPSVSEEFVTM
- a CDS encoding glutathione S-transferase family protein — encoded protein: MPPTSESAEPLSWPELAGLAKAEPDRVEGPTNAQSTLRLFGKPESSVMVTLYRDIHAWCPYCQKIWLWLEFKRIPYRIRKVTMRCYGPKEPWFLEKVPSGMLPALELNGRLITESDDILLALEQQFGPLGMAMTSPEALELRRLERLLFQAWCIWLCSPRLRPRQQVLAREQFQDIAQRFEQELTRGEGPWLRGPEPQTVDLIFVPYVERMNASLAYYKGYRLRAEHPAIDRWFRALEQLETYRGTQSDFHTHAHDLPPQMGGCWSDDGAEAQRLAEPIDRGDGLGEDEACWDEVNQSDQAAIALSRVLRHQQRLRDVNPMGAAAFDQPLRCALTRLIRNTPCPPPAGSAAGLRYLRDRISVPRDMPLPAARLLRQALEATAQLDGPEQAKPLPVRDRFDQDPRPFLIRS